The window AAGGTCGGCGGCGGGCGCAGCCGCGGAGTCCATTTCCACGGCTTGCGCGTCAGCGGTTTCGTCAGACCACTCGATATTCAGAAGCCGCGCGATGTGCGACAACAATCCGCTGAGGTCGATCGGCTTGGTCAGAAAGGCGTCGGCGCCGGCCGCCAGGCTTTTCGCCGCATCGCTCCCCGAGGCGCCGGCAGAGACGGCAATAATGGCCAGATCCCGAAACTGCGGCATGTCGCGCAGGCGGCGCGTGGCTTCGATCCCGTCCATGCAGGGCATGACGACATCCATCAGGACGAGCGCCGGCCGCAGCGCTTTGACCTTCTCCAAGGCTTCCAGCCCGTTGCTGGCCTGAGCCATCAGGAAGCCGAGGGGGCCGAGCATATCGACCGCCACGGCACGGTTCTCCGCCACGTCGTCCACGACCAGGATGGTCTTGCGCGGCCCCTTGTAGCCGCTGACCGTCCATTCGGGCGGAGCGACAATCGGCGGAGGCGCCACCACCGGAACCTCGAGCTCGAACCAGAAGAGGCTGCCGGCGCCGCGGCGGCTCTCGACGCGGATCTCGCCGCCCATCAAGCGCACGAGCTGCCGGCTGATGGCGAGGCCCAGCCCCGTCCCGCCGAACCGGTGCCGCATGTCGCTCGCTTGCTCGAAAGGCTGGAAGATCGTCTCCAGGCGCGTCTCTTCGATGCCGATGCCGGTGTCCCGCACGTCGAAGCGCAGCCGCCCGGGCGGCAGGAAACCGACGCGCAGATGCACGCTGCCTTCCTCGGTGAATTTGATCGCATTGGAGAGCAGATTGAGCAGCACCTGGCGCAGCCGTTGTTCGTCGACCCGCACGCCGACGGGCAGATCGGGCGCCATCTCGCAAGCGAAGGCCAAGCCCTTTTCCAATGCCTTCACCCGGATCGTATCGGCAAGGAAGTCGATGAAGCGGTCGAGCGCAATGTCGGAGAGGTGGAGCTCCACTTTGCCGGCCTCGATTTTGGCCATGTCCAGGATGTCATTGATGATCGCGAGCAGGTGTTCGCCGCTGCGCTGGATCACCATGATCCCGTCGGTCTGGCGCTGATCGAGGCCCTTGTCGCACTTGAGGATCTGCGCGTAGCCCAGAATCCCGTTCAACGGCGTGCGCAACTCGTGGCTCATGTGCGCGAGAAAGTCGCTCTTGGCGCGGTTGGCCGCGTCGGCATGCTCTTTGGCGACGGCCAGTTCGGCCGTCCGTTCGCGGATCATGTCTTCGAGGTGCTCGCGATAGCGCCGCAGTTCCTCTTCGGCATGCTTGTGATCCGTGATGTCGCGCGAGATGCCGAGCAGGAAGCGCGGTTCGCCGCGCACGTCGAGGATCGGCATCTTCATCGTGTGCACGAGTCGCGGCCCGTGACGCGTATGAACCGTCTCCTCCGGCACGTCGACCATCTGGCGCGATTCGAACACGGCACGATCCTTCAGTACGAAGAAAGCGGCCTCGTCGGGCGGAAACAGCTCGCGATCGGACTTGCCGATGAGTTCCTCGCGCTGATAACCGAGCAGCTGCTCTCCGGCCTTGTTGAAGCGCACGTAGTGCAGCGTCGCCGCATCCTTCACGAAGATCATGTCCGGGATGTTCTCGACGATGCTGTCCAGGAAATGCTCGCTGGCTCGCGCGGCCGCTTCGGCACGCTGTCGTTCGGCGATCTCGGCCGTCAGGCCGTCGAGCGCGGTGCTGAGCTCGGCCGTGCGCTGCGCGACGCGCGCCTCGAGTTCGGCGTTGAGCGCCTTCAATGCGTCCTCGGCCTGCCTGCGCTGGCGCCGGTCTTCGAGGAACTGCTCGACGGCGCGCGCCATGTCGGCAATTTCGTCGCCGCCGTGCACGGGGACGCCGGATGGGCCGTCCCCGGCTTCGCCGTGCCGCAGCGCGTGGCTGACCCGGTCCAACCGTTCCACGACATGACGGCCGAGGAATACGCGGGCGATCAGCCAGGCGAGCAGCAGGCTCATCGCCACTTCGGCGCCGACCCACGCGCTCGTGCGGTCCGAGTGTTCGGCCAGGTCCTGGACCGCTTGGCGGTAGTCGCGCGTGAAATAGTCCGACTGCTGGTGTGCCGCGGCGGTCAGGGCGTCGGCTTGGCGGCGCAGATCGTCCTCGAGGCTCGCCAACGACACGCCGGAACGCGGCGTGGGCGCCGGCGCGGCGCCGGCGGCCAGCGCGTTTTCGCGCAGCTGTGCCACGACGTTGACCGTGTTGCGGAAGCGCTGGCTCGACCGATGGATCGCCAGCGCGTCGACGCCGACGTCTTCGCTCGCGGTCGCCGAGGCCAGGCGGTCCACCAGGCTGTCGAAGCTGGCCAGCTGCTCGATGACATGCCGATAGGTCTCGCGCACGGCGTCGACGGTATAGTCATTCGACAGCTGCAGCGCCAGGCGCTCGATCAGCAGCGTACGCTGCGCCAGGTCCTGCGCCTCCTCCAAGCGCGCGAGCCGCTCGTCGGCCAACTGGCGGATCGCGTGAGCCGAGCCGGCCAGCGAATAGAGCGTCGTGGCCCCGACCGCGACCACCAGAGCCGCCAGGCAGGCGACCACGAGCGTGAATTGCGCGGTGAGCGATTGGGGGAGCGGTAGTTTCACGGGCGTTGCCAGATGCGGCGATAGATGTCGCGATAGCCGTTGGCGGGATCGTAGAGCAAACGATCGCCGCCGTCCGCGCCAATGTTCTCCGCCGTCACGAGATGCACCGGAAACACGTAGCCCGTGACGCTTTCCCCGGCGAAGAGCCGGTTCAGCTCGTCGACCAGCTGCCAGCCGTGCAGATTCAGCGGTTCCGCCACGGTGCCCGTCTGGAACGTGCCGGAGCGGATGCGCAGAAAAGCCGATTCGCTGCCGTCGCCGGCCGACAGCATGGTCATGGCCGTGTTCGGCCAGCCGGCCTGGGTCAGCACCGGGGCGGCGTAGTCGAAGTAGATGTCGTTGATCGCGAGCGCATACGTCCAGCGGCTGCCATAGCGCGCGAGCAAGGCGCGGGTCGTGCCCGGCATCCGTTCCTCGCTGCGCGAGATCGGCACATTGCACATTTCGAGCAAGGTGCAGCCGCTGCAGGCGCGCACGACGGCGGCCATGGCGTCCGCCTTGTCCTGCGCGATGTGGTATTTGGAGTCGGTGAAGATGATGGCTCTCGCATGCCCGTCGGACTGCACGATGGCCGCCAGGGCGGTCACGCGCGCGACCTCGAGCGGATCGGTCGACACGTTCATCGCCACCGGGGTGCCGGGCACCGGCCCGGCCCGGGACGCGACATGCCAGCCGACGATCGGAATGCGCGCTTCGGCGAAGGGCTCCAGCCCGGGCAGCAGGGCGTGCGCGTCGCTTCCGACGATGATCAGCCCGTCCGGGCGGCTGGCGAGCGCAGCCGCCAGCATCTTCAGCTGCAGGTTCGGCGCGCCGCCGTCGTCGAAGATCTTCACGCTCCAGCCGATGACCTTGGCCGCCTCCAGCACACCGTCGACCACGCCGACGATGCCGCCGTTGCGCAAGTCCTC is drawn from Trinickia violacea and contains these coding sequences:
- a CDS encoding ATP-binding protein, which produces MKLPLPQSLTAQFTLVVACLAALVVAVGATTLYSLAGSAHAIRQLADERLARLEEAQDLAQRTLLIERLALQLSNDYTVDAVRETYRHVIEQLASFDSLVDRLASATASEDVGVDALAIHRSSQRFRNTVNVVAQLRENALAAGAAPAPTPRSGVSLASLEDDLRRQADALTAAAHQQSDYFTRDYRQAVQDLAEHSDRTSAWVGAEVAMSLLLAWLIARVFLGRHVVERLDRVSHALRHGEAGDGPSGVPVHGGDEIADMARAVEQFLEDRRQRRQAEDALKALNAELEARVAQRTAELSTALDGLTAEIAERQRAEAAARASEHFLDSIVENIPDMIFVKDAATLHYVRFNKAGEQLLGYQREELIGKSDRELFPPDEAAFFVLKDRAVFESRQMVDVPEETVHTRHGPRLVHTMKMPILDVRGEPRFLLGISRDITDHKHAEEELRRYREHLEDMIRERTAELAVAKEHADAANRAKSDFLAHMSHELRTPLNGILGYAQILKCDKGLDQRQTDGIMVIQRSGEHLLAIINDILDMAKIEAGKVELHLSDIALDRFIDFLADTIRVKALEKGLAFACEMAPDLPVGVRVDEQRLRQVLLNLLSNAIKFTEEGSVHLRVGFLPPGRLRFDVRDTGIGIEETRLETIFQPFEQASDMRHRFGGTGLGLAISRQLVRLMGGEIRVESRRGAGSLFWFELEVPVVAPPPIVAPPEWTVSGYKGPRKTILVVDDVAENRAVAVDMLGPLGFLMAQASNGLEALEKVKALRPALVLMDVVMPCMDGIEATRRLRDMPQFRDLAIIAVSAGASGSDAAKSLAAGADAFLTKPIDLSGLLSHIARLLNIEWSDETADAQAVEMDSAAAPAADLFTGTLIAPPPDEIEALHHLARLGDMRAILQHAARLSELDERYRPFADHLCQLAKDYRSKAILSFVKRYLAVVR
- a CDS encoding substrate-binding domain-containing protein; this translates as MKGLLPACVWACICACLPSVGAAQGSSTAPVPAASVAAAGHFLAEAKQIVNAAEQPAAPWNGPRKGPRAQPGKHIAIVAEDLRNGGIVGVVDGVLEAAKVIGWSVKIFDDGGAPNLQLKMLAAALASRPDGLIIVGSDAHALLPGLEPFAEARIPIVGWHVASRAGPVPGTPVAMNVSTDPLEVARVTALAAIVQSDGHARAIIFTDSKYHIAQDKADAMAAVVRACSGCTLLEMCNVPISRSEERMPGTTRALLARYGSRWTYALAINDIYFDYAAPVLTQAGWPNTAMTMLSAGDGSESAFLRIRSGTFQTGTVAEPLNLHGWQLVDELNRLFAGESVTGYVFPVHLVTAENIGADGGDRLLYDPANGYRDIYRRIWQRP